From a single Gimesia fumaroli genomic region:
- a CDS encoding HNH endonuclease, whose translation MARNWTRDDLILAMSLYCRLPFGKFHQRNSDVIQLAERIQRTPSSVAMKLSNLASLDPHHQERGVKGLSGASKSDRNIWQEFHSDWEGLAVESMRLESKFQLRPAEPSLEQSPQFTGETESTRITKVRLAQQFFRSTVLASYDFRCCVTKIDLKELLIASHIVPWSEDPAKRADPHNGLCLNALHDKAFDRGLITLDEDYRLVYSRQLRESFTVEAMNRIFKPYENQQIQIPLRFRPDQKCLEKHRNKVFIA comes from the coding sequence ATGGCACGTAATTGGACTCGTGATGATTTGATTCTGGCGATGAGCCTTTATTGCCGCTTGCCTTTCGGGAAGTTTCATCAAAGAAACTCTGACGTCATTCAACTGGCGGAACGCATTCAACGCACACCCTCAAGCGTTGCCATGAAGCTCTCCAACTTGGCATCCCTGGATCCACACCACCAGGAACGAGGCGTTAAAGGCCTTTCAGGGGCTTCTAAATCGGATCGAAATATCTGGCAAGAATTCCATTCAGACTGGGAAGGACTTGCTGTCGAGAGCATGCGTCTCGAATCAAAGTTTCAACTTCGACCGGCTGAGCCTTCTCTTGAACAATCACCTCAATTCACGGGAGAAACCGAATCCACACGCATTACAAAAGTTCGACTTGCTCAGCAATTCTTCAGGTCAACCGTCTTAGCCTCTTACGACTTTCGCTGCTGTGTGACAAAAATTGATCTGAAAGAACTCCTCATCGCCAGCCACATTGTTCCCTGGAGTGAAGATCCTGCCAAACGAGCCGACCCTCATAACGGACTCTGCCTGAACGCACTTCATGACAAAGCCTTTGACCGTGGTTTGATTACACTGGATGAGGACTACCGTCTTGTTTATTCTCGACAGTTACGTGAGTCATTCACCGTCGAAGCCATGAACCGAATCTTCAAGCCGTACGAGAATCAGCAGATCCAGATTCCTTTACGATTCCGCCCCGATCAGAAATGCCTTGAAAAACATAGAAACAAAGTCTTTATTGCTTAG
- a CDS encoding sialidase family protein — protein MSFIPPLTRRNFLQTSLSSLAAVSGVMTVQAESSSQPLIKSISKNTLFRNRDGYGATWFHPRGCMVPGAKGQPTFLMNLQEIGGSDYFGQVHWTESTDQGKTWSPPKPIAALGRDAVKEHPGLKAGVCDVTPQYHPQTGSVLALGHVVFYRGPRFAKGDQLSRYPVYVTRDKDGSWSKRKILKWDDPRGAEIYTNNCGQRIVMPNGNIMMSFTFGPGKQPRMVAGVRCSFDDSELKIIEVGPPLKNEVGRGLLEPSITRFGDQFFMTIRAEDLHGYVAVSPDGLNYNRKTEWAFDDGTPIGMSTTQQHWLTHSDGLFLVYTRKDAMNKNVIRWRSPLWVAQVDPEKLCLIRETERVVLPLQGDGVNDPNKVALMGNFDVTNLSPEESCVTVGEWLPRGGAKGNVLLGRIKWNQPNRLVTDSTE, from the coding sequence ATGTCATTCATCCCACCTCTGACTCGTCGTAACTTTCTGCAAACATCTCTGTCTTCCCTGGCTGCGGTTTCTGGTGTTATGACTGTGCAGGCGGAGTCTTCTTCTCAACCGTTAATCAAGTCGATCAGCAAAAATACGCTGTTTCGTAATCGGGATGGTTACGGGGCGACCTGGTTTCATCCGCGGGGGTGCATGGTTCCCGGTGCGAAGGGGCAACCCACGTTTCTCATGAATCTGCAGGAGATCGGCGGCTCTGATTATTTTGGTCAGGTCCATTGGACAGAATCAACGGATCAAGGCAAAACCTGGAGTCCACCGAAGCCGATCGCTGCACTGGGCCGTGATGCAGTCAAAGAACATCCGGGATTGAAAGCGGGCGTGTGTGATGTCACGCCTCAATATCATCCGCAAACCGGGTCGGTGCTCGCACTCGGTCATGTAGTCTTTTATCGTGGTCCCCGGTTTGCGAAAGGAGATCAGCTCTCTCGTTATCCCGTGTATGTCACTCGCGACAAAGACGGCTCCTGGTCGAAACGGAAGATTCTGAAGTGGGATGATCCCCGCGGCGCTGAAATCTATACCAATAACTGCGGCCAGCGCATCGTAATGCCCAACGGCAATATCATGATGTCATTCACATTCGGCCCCGGGAAGCAGCCGCGAATGGTGGCCGGCGTTCGCTGTTCGTTTGACGATTCGGAATTGAAAATTATCGAAGTGGGACCGCCCCTGAAAAATGAAGTCGGGCGGGGTCTGCTCGAACCTTCGATCACCCGCTTTGGAGATCAGTTCTTCATGACGATTCGCGCCGAAGACCTGCATGGTTATGTCGCGGTCAGTCCCGATGGTTTGAATTACAATCGAAAAACGGAGTGGGCGTTTGACGATGGCACACCAATCGGCATGTCGACCACACAACAGCACTGGCTCACCCATTCTGACGGCCTGTTTCTGGTTTATACACGCAAAGATGCGATGAACAAAAATGTGATCCGCTGGCGTTCGCCGTTGTGGGTCGCACAAGTCGATCCAGAGAAACTGTGCCTGATTCGCGAAACCGAACGCGTGGTGCTGCCGCTGCAGGGGGATGGCGTGAACGATCCCAACAAGGTCGCGCTGATGGGCAACTTCGATGTCACGAACCTCAGCCCGGAGGAATCCTGCGTCACCGTCGGCGAATGGCTGCCTCGCGGTGGAGCAAAAGGAAACGTCCTGCTCGGTCGCATCAAATGGAACCAGCCGAATCGACTCGTGACAGATTCAACCGAATAA
- a CDS encoding M56 family metallopeptidase, with protein MLNSNPAIDIVIRLSIVLAIGWLSLRVSAKQNPRWSVLITRCMIIAGFGFPVVYACLPATTLAVLPALSEVEVSQPIMTMPKTIETVIQGTPPNQPLEQTSERIREPVIVGTESSLLEPARRDSETTVMVPENNVEPPSVAPGSPVGSIYESPRNERQISTIKGGIIPVESSGNKSAVSLFDWLGVCWLAGCFLLLLKIGFQIRQAKQLLQTSQAASELIQCECEMLARNLSLHSVPRVCVSTAINGPCTAGLLRPSIFLPDSWSESLSDEERRAVLMHELSHIAGCDSLWDLLSRIVTALWWFHPLVWRLTSQHRLACEHMSDACAADSIDGFDAYRQMLAQWTLRRQGAETNSTVLAMADRSFMLRRLKWLESPQPFGTLRRARRTAVLLIAVLFFLGVASIKLIPQAVAQKTETVELEQKTEDSKPSSTEQENAKKENTEKNRKEQPGLVIRVKAVDANGKPLKDAYPLLEDSNLFGREFKRDKDHVGYFTSPVLSPDRRWMRVVDGSGEGPILFSKLIDVTKPEQVTQDGTIVATLRPGIRLEGRLDENVPRPIKNGCVELYINEGEGHRIGGWTWQDTAFVKKDGTFVFESLPAGGHVQMFALVEGFQSIRLAETTLAEYLRLHDAGDVSLLEAFSKDPNVFRPQLFPLPKGQAKTEITVPCTRSAALDVTVFHPTGPPISDAKVKFNPRGLFLGGKEFFPTNEVLSKASLVRQQDPVQAKRLHDWANSTFLEVKTDSKGIARVRNLPTQGRQKFYAKAPRVTMPAYPTIDSSFPSHYAVIDLTAEKTLQRTITMENLLPIVSHKVIVMDDKGAPLPMLKLTVSEITFKNAPDNWHVWSKQRFGTVPTGTTDVNGKASLRLPLRVNDQTVTRMRVILKGDISQDVPIYKHLMVPLDSDERRHLLIVSKPIIREIKNLHDVEVELVPYETFGGNSPKQVLDAFRKSPSLVLFKRLLETVNYDAATPIQIQRQLDWAARSRRMREEGTDLFIRLNQMNWDVYELQKYKKLPDGTQYYKYSQPNFYRQNANEREKEEDEFFAYRTIPTDRGERTVVLCQVAPVERPLKAAQPEKQTPGQPAQPQEPDWKPATPEPKKAPVVAFVFNTSDGSLIRSFGDPVESGGMEMEPILTCMGGTDDIILLTSTSETFGPFNKKLCCYRIGAETKPLLTVYTNKNVFSWHGTFRPSSPLAESGYVEFGLGVQQLKGKQFDRTRGGMLSNGIEVPRKIYWDGRQNQFMGPVTQSYDGVPLYQVVPEKSAEFQPLDIATDEMMVAGGRGSSQNWHSWDVLIPHGKTARLRFTLEDQSGGKPVVQEIAEKELSAGLHNLSFQIAYHSQDEDLSQVKFRFDEKTVEEILVPRVPIVTDEPSVAGAPVVRTGSSTMVLFDRPTKKANVRLVLKLILQ; from the coding sequence ATGCTGAATTCGAATCCAGCTATCGACATTGTAATCCGACTGAGCATCGTCCTGGCGATTGGCTGGCTGTCACTGCGGGTTTCAGCGAAACAAAATCCGCGCTGGTCGGTGTTGATTACCCGCTGCATGATTATCGCCGGATTTGGGTTCCCCGTGGTTTATGCCTGTCTGCCTGCAACAACGCTCGCTGTCTTACCAGCGCTGTCGGAAGTGGAAGTTTCTCAGCCGATAATGACGATGCCCAAAACTATTGAGACAGTAATACAGGGCACTCCCCCGAATCAACCACTTGAGCAGACATCCGAGAGGATCAGAGAACCAGTCATCGTCGGAACGGAATCAAGCCTGCTGGAGCCTGCCAGACGCGATTCTGAGACGACGGTGATGGTTCCTGAAAACAATGTTGAACCCCCTTCGGTTGCCCCAGGTTCTCCCGTTGGCAGCATCTATGAGAGTCCCCGGAATGAGAGGCAAATCAGTACAATAAAGGGCGGTATAATCCCCGTCGAATCATCTGGCAATAAGTCGGCCGTTTCCCTGTTTGATTGGCTCGGGGTCTGTTGGCTTGCTGGATGTTTCCTGTTGCTGTTGAAAATCGGGTTTCAGATCAGGCAGGCCAAACAGTTGCTGCAAACCTCCCAGGCAGCGTCGGAATTGATTCAATGCGAGTGTGAAATGCTGGCGAGAAATCTGTCCCTGCATTCTGTTCCCCGCGTCTGTGTTTCCACAGCCATCAATGGTCCCTGCACAGCGGGCTTACTGCGGCCCAGTATCTTTCTGCCGGATTCGTGGAGCGAGTCTCTCTCGGATGAGGAACGCCGTGCCGTCTTGATGCATGAACTATCCCATATCGCCGGCTGCGATTCTCTGTGGGATTTACTGTCTCGGATTGTGACCGCACTCTGGTGGTTTCATCCGCTGGTCTGGCGATTGACCTCACAGCATCGCTTGGCGTGTGAGCATATGTCTGATGCATGTGCTGCAGATTCAATTGATGGATTTGATGCCTATCGACAAATGTTGGCGCAGTGGACTTTACGTCGGCAGGGAGCAGAAACGAACTCGACTGTGCTGGCGATGGCAGACCGCTCGTTCATGCTACGAAGACTAAAGTGGCTCGAATCGCCACAGCCATTTGGAACTCTGAGACGGGCTCGTCGTACTGCCGTCCTTCTGATCGCTGTGTTATTCTTCCTCGGCGTGGCTTCAATCAAACTCATTCCCCAGGCCGTTGCACAAAAAACTGAGACTGTTGAACTAGAGCAGAAAACGGAGGACTCGAAACCATCTTCAACAGAACAAGAGAACGCAAAAAAAGAGAACACTGAGAAAAACAGAAAAGAGCAGCCGGGCTTAGTGATCCGCGTCAAAGCCGTTGACGCGAACGGAAAGCCGCTGAAAGATGCATACCCGTTATTGGAAGATTCAAATCTCTTCGGACGAGAATTCAAACGGGACAAAGATCACGTCGGTTATTTTACTTCGCCGGTGCTGAGCCCGGACCGTCGCTGGATGCGGGTCGTTGATGGCAGCGGTGAAGGACCGATTCTGTTTAGTAAGCTGATTGATGTGACGAAGCCGGAACAAGTCACGCAGGATGGGACGATTGTCGCGACCTTGCGTCCCGGCATTCGACTGGAGGGACGCCTCGATGAGAACGTGCCGCGACCGATCAAAAATGGATGCGTTGAACTATACATCAACGAGGGAGAGGGGCATCGAATTGGCGGCTGGACCTGGCAGGATACGGCGTTCGTGAAGAAAGACGGTACCTTTGTATTCGAATCACTGCCCGCAGGCGGGCACGTGCAGATGTTTGCTCTGGTGGAAGGTTTTCAGTCGATCCGGCTTGCAGAAACAACTCTGGCTGAGTATTTAAGGCTGCATGACGCCGGCGATGTCTCGTTACTGGAAGCGTTCAGCAAAGATCCGAATGTTTTCCGACCTCAATTGTTTCCGCTACCGAAAGGACAGGCGAAAACAGAAATTACAGTGCCGTGCACGCGTTCGGCTGCTCTGGATGTGACGGTGTTTCATCCGACGGGTCCCCCGATTTCTGATGCTAAGGTAAAATTTAATCCGCGTGGTCTGTTTCTGGGAGGGAAAGAATTTTTTCCGACCAATGAAGTCCTATCCAAGGCATCTCTTGTCAGACAGCAGGATCCCGTGCAGGCGAAGCGCCTGCACGACTGGGCCAATTCCACTTTTTTAGAGGTGAAGACTGATAGCAAGGGAATCGCCCGTGTGCGCAACCTGCCGACACAGGGGCGACAGAAATTTTATGCCAAGGCCCCAAGGGTCACTATGCCTGCTTATCCTACGATTGATTCGTCGTTTCCCAGTCATTACGCGGTCATTGATCTAACGGCAGAGAAAACGTTACAGCGAACGATCACGATGGAGAATTTGTTGCCGATTGTCTCTCATAAAGTGATCGTGATGGATGACAAGGGGGCGCCTCTACCCATGCTTAAACTGACGGTGAGCGAAATCACATTTAAGAACGCGCCTGACAATTGGCATGTCTGGTCGAAACAACGCTTTGGGACTGTCCCGACAGGAACGACAGATGTCAATGGAAAGGCCAGTCTCCGCCTGCCTCTGAGAGTGAATGATCAAACGGTGACCCGGATGCGAGTGATATTGAAAGGCGACATCAGCCAGGACGTCCCGATTTACAAGCACTTGATGGTTCCCCTCGATTCTGATGAGCGCAGGCATCTGTTGATTGTTTCCAAACCAATAATAAGAGAAATAAAGAATCTGCATGATGTGGAAGTAGAACTGGTTCCCTATGAAACATTCGGCGGGAATTCTCCCAAACAGGTATTGGATGCGTTTAGGAAATCGCCGTCACTGGTTTTGTTCAAACGGTTGTTGGAAACCGTCAACTATGATGCGGCAACGCCGATTCAGATTCAAAGACAGCTGGACTGGGCCGCCCGATCCAGACGGATGCGGGAGGAAGGGACGGACCTGTTTATCCGCTTGAACCAGATGAACTGGGACGTGTATGAGTTGCAAAAATATAAGAAGCTGCCGGACGGGACACAGTACTATAAATATTCGCAGCCGAATTTTTATCGTCAGAATGCGAACGAACGCGAGAAAGAGGAAGATGAGTTTTTCGCTTATCGAACGATTCCGACGGACCGGGGTGAGCGGACCGTGGTTCTCTGCCAGGTTGCGCCTGTCGAGAGACCATTAAAAGCTGCGCAACCTGAAAAACAGACGCCGGGTCAACCAGCGCAACCTCAAGAGCCGGACTGGAAACCGGCTACGCCTGAGCCAAAGAAGGCTCCAGTGGTGGCGTTTGTATTCAATACGTCAGACGGTTCATTGATCCGCAGCTTTGGTGACCCGGTTGAATCTGGCGGGATGGAGATGGAGCCGATTCTGACCTGCATGGGGGGGACGGACGATATTATCCTGTTGACGTCCACTTCAGAAACATTTGGACCATTTAATAAGAAATTGTGCTGTTATCGTATTGGTGCAGAAACCAAGCCGCTGTTGACTGTTTATACAAACAAAAATGTGTTCAGCTGGCACGGGACCTTCAGACCGTCGTCTCCCCTGGCTGAATCAGGCTATGTCGAGTTTGGCCTGGGTGTGCAACAGCTCAAAGGCAAACAATTTGATCGCACACGGGGAGGAATGCTCTCGAACGGGATTGAAGTTCCCCGTAAGATTTATTGGGATGGACGACAAAATCAGTTTATGGGACCTGTGACACAGAGCTATGACGGCGTGCCGCTGTATCAGGTGGTGCCGGAAAAGTCGGCTGAATTTCAGCCGCTGGATATCGCGACAGATGAAATGATGGTGGCAGGGGGACGAGGTTCTTCTCAGAACTGGCATTCTTGGGATGTTTTGATTCCCCACGGTAAAACCGCGCGACTTCGATTCACGCTGGAAGATCAATCAGGAGGCAAACCGGTTGTGCAGGAAATCGCGGAGAAAGAACTTTCTGCGGGGCTTCATAATCTGTCGTTTCAGATCGCCTACCATTCACAGGATGAGGATTTGTCTCAGGTGAAATTTCGCTTTGATGAAAAAACGGTCGAGGAGATCCTCGTCCCTCGTGTTCCCATCGTAACAGATGAACCATCGGTGGCAGGCGCTCCTGTGGTGCGCACTGGTTCGTCTACGATGGTCCTCTTTGATCGACCCACTAAGAAAGCGAATGTCCGATTGGTTTTGAAATTAATCTTGCAGTGA
- a CDS encoding BlaI/MecI/CopY family transcriptional regulator, with protein MDQPNQNELEILRLLWEDAPQKPAAIQAAFGWDIDNGTLRSVLVGMVERGLLTRKREGRAYVYSPKLRRETHFRQMVRRLAEVFTGGSTGQLLMELAEKERLTPEELRQLKKIANSEK; from the coding sequence ATGGATCAACCTAATCAAAATGAACTGGAGATACTGCGTCTGTTATGGGAAGACGCACCACAGAAACCGGCAGCGATTCAGGCCGCGTTCGGCTGGGACATTGATAATGGCACGTTGCGCAGTGTGCTCGTGGGCATGGTCGAGCGTGGATTACTGACGCGAAAACGCGAAGGGCGAGCGTATGTCTATTCCCCTAAATTACGACGCGAGACTCACTTTCGCCAGATGGTGCGGCGGCTGGCCGAAGTCTTTACCGGCGGTTCCACCGGACAATTGTTGATGGAATTGGCCGAGAAAGAACGGCTCACTCCTGAGGAACTCAGACAGCTGAAGAAAATTGCCAACAGCGAAAAGTAA
- a CDS encoding DUF4838 domain-containing protein, whose protein sequence is MLKQALLAGFLFCICLHPALSSATERFLVEQGQPRAEIIISSKPPRTTRLAAQELQTYLEKISGTKLQIVTEPTGSMPVSIFVGRSAHTEQRGITDTELKFGAYRIVSGENWLALIGDDTDFVPIEPWPRNNKEIVSGKAQQAWDAITGKHWGYPHSQIYKHYTGPTRLFGTPNEQQVDKNGNVNVWGFDERGSFNAVCGFLRGLGVRWYLPGELGEIVPTMKSLPLPAIDETVHPDFPLRTINFRFGTYGREAAMWAMHLGVRQPFGRQAAHGLDHMTHNEQTLKDHPEWFALYGDKRDTQPGKRLNQLCYSNEELFQETVRYARAQFDHFDMDAVSIMPPDGYTAICQCEQCQGKDTPERGYRGAFSDYVWEFVNRVAKEVGKTHPDKKISNCAYGTYTQPPLNIEKLEPNVQVIIVGGRRPTNADREELSKLRADWVRKTDNPLVIFENYPFTARGFYLPAYIPRTLGESINETKGISRGEDIWLSMDLSENGIGYNHFLIYFTARMYWGGKDQDAVQMFDEYCRLFYGPAAGEMKAFFDYCESHWREMEHEADKANRALELFAMAQNKVNTDTVYSQRIQLVDNFLNGLRNKSRLLAQKRGPVPTLRLVGDSRGEIVIDGKLDDALWQKCPTASTGGLRELQTGRLPVYGTVVKSLWVGNQLYFAIRCEEAPGEKPNITTTKKEDPALWYGDAVEILLATESHNYYQIAINPAGALIDLDRGTEKNKWYQWDSQAEVATEIGDGYWTVEIRIPVVEDENDPLHQVIGHKPTVSLPWFINVCRQRIRENGAEFSAFAPTGATGFHKPLKFAHFFRGRSHQFEADPSVSDYLIASREAEKLIRSRKTDKALAAFLALSKEKKITELQKSKALEQAALCARNLKDYEQASEIAEAIPLDSVRKTVQMENLLAQREYEDVLKQFGEENLGQWPFWQRGDAAFARGRAYFSLNNGEQAEADLRTALQFTSDSRRRTSILLTTAINRERNLKDDSAALDAYRKNFEGVGRVGASEQFQSIEGAVRILTRQGKYEAALVALDRANIEKLKGVWHDTMLLAKARTLAAAGKKADASKLYQQILVDESAAQRFKVEAREQLERLPEK, encoded by the coding sequence ATGCTCAAACAGGCTTTGCTGGCTGGTTTCCTCTTTTGCATTTGTCTTCACCCTGCACTCTCGTCTGCCACAGAACGCTTTCTGGTGGAACAGGGGCAGCCGCGTGCGGAGATTATCATTTCCAGCAAACCGCCGCGAACGACGAGACTCGCAGCGCAGGAACTGCAGACTTATCTCGAAAAAATTTCCGGCACGAAGTTACAGATCGTCACCGAGCCGACCGGCAGCATGCCCGTTTCGATTTTCGTCGGTCGCAGTGCACACACCGAGCAGCGCGGCATCACGGACACAGAGCTGAAGTTTGGCGCGTATCGGATTGTCTCCGGCGAGAACTGGCTGGCGCTGATCGGTGACGATACCGACTTTGTCCCGATTGAACCCTGGCCACGCAATAACAAAGAAATTGTCAGTGGGAAAGCACAGCAGGCATGGGATGCGATTACCGGGAAACACTGGGGGTATCCGCATTCGCAGATTTATAAGCATTACACTGGTCCCACTCGACTGTTCGGTACGCCGAATGAACAGCAGGTCGACAAAAACGGAAACGTCAATGTCTGGGGCTTTGATGAACGGGGTTCGTTCAATGCTGTCTGCGGTTTTCTGCGCGGCCTGGGAGTCCGCTGGTATCTACCGGGCGAGTTGGGCGAGATTGTGCCAACAATGAAAAGTCTCCCGTTGCCCGCCATCGACGAGACCGTGCATCCAGATTTTCCCTTGAGGACGATTAACTTTCGCTTTGGAACCTACGGTCGTGAAGCGGCGATGTGGGCCATGCATCTGGGAGTGCGACAGCCGTTTGGACGGCAGGCTGCCCACGGCCTGGATCATATGACACATAACGAACAGACGTTGAAAGATCACCCGGAATGGTTTGCCCTGTACGGCGACAAACGCGATACACAACCCGGAAAACGACTGAATCAGCTCTGTTACTCGAACGAGGAATTGTTCCAGGAAACCGTGCGTTACGCGCGGGCGCAGTTTGATCATTTTGATATGGACGCCGTTTCGATCATGCCCCCGGACGGATACACGGCCATCTGTCAATGTGAACAATGCCAGGGGAAAGATACGCCCGAACGAGGCTACCGCGGCGCCTTTTCCGATTATGTCTGGGAGTTCGTGAACCGTGTTGCCAAAGAAGTCGGCAAAACTCATCCCGATAAAAAGATTTCCAACTGCGCCTATGGGACCTATACGCAGCCTCCGCTCAACATCGAAAAGCTGGAGCCGAACGTGCAGGTGATTATCGTCGGTGGACGTCGTCCCACCAATGCCGACCGCGAGGAACTCAGTAAGCTGCGTGCGGACTGGGTCAGGAAAACCGACAACCCGCTGGTCATTTTCGAGAACTACCCCTTCACGGCACGCGGGTTTTATTTGCCCGCTTATATTCCCCGCACGTTGGGCGAAAGCATCAACGAAACCAAAGGCATTTCGCGCGGCGAAGACATCTGGCTGTCGATGGACCTCAGTGAAAACGGCATCGGTTATAACCACTTTCTGATTTATTTCACCGCGCGAATGTACTGGGGTGGCAAGGACCAGGATGCGGTCCAGATGTTTGATGAATACTGTCGCCTGTTCTACGGCCCCGCTGCCGGGGAAATGAAAGCTTTCTTTGATTATTGTGAATCGCACTGGCGCGAAATGGAACACGAGGCCGACAAAGCCAATCGCGCGCTGGAACTGTTTGCCATGGCACAGAACAAAGTCAACACCGACACGGTCTATAGCCAACGGATTCAGTTGGTTGATAATTTTCTCAACGGACTGCGCAACAAGAGCCGGCTGCTTGCCCAGAAACGGGGACCGGTGCCAACCTTGCGTCTGGTGGGGGATTCACGCGGCGAGATTGTCATTGATGGTAAACTGGATGACGCCCTCTGGCAAAAGTGTCCCACCGCATCCACGGGAGGGTTAAGAGAACTTCAGACTGGACGCTTGCCTGTCTATGGAACGGTGGTTAAATCGTTGTGGGTTGGTAATCAGCTTTATTTCGCCATTCGTTGTGAAGAAGCACCGGGAGAGAAGCCGAATATCACTACGACCAAAAAGGAAGACCCAGCCCTCTGGTACGGCGATGCAGTCGAAATTCTGCTGGCAACCGAGTCGCATAACTATTACCAGATCGCCATCAATCCCGCTGGTGCGCTAATCGATCTGGATCGTGGAACAGAGAAAAACAAATGGTACCAATGGGACTCGCAGGCCGAGGTAGCGACCGAAATTGGCGACGGATATTGGACGGTCGAGATTCGGATTCCCGTGGTCGAAGATGAAAATGACCCCCTGCATCAGGTGATTGGACACAAGCCAACGGTCAGCCTGCCCTGGTTCATCAATGTCTGTCGCCAACGGATTCGAGAGAACGGTGCCGAGTTTTCTGCGTTTGCACCAACGGGGGCAACGGGATTCCATAAGCCGCTCAAGTTTGCGCACTTTTTTCGGGGACGCTCTCATCAGTTTGAAGCGGATCCGAGTGTGTCCGATTATCTGATCGCCAGTCGGGAGGCAGAGAAGTTAATACGAAGTCGAAAAACAGACAAGGCGCTGGCCGCGTTTCTTGCGTTATCCAAAGAAAAGAAAATTACGGAACTGCAGAAATCAAAGGCTCTGGAACAGGCGGCCCTGTGTGCGCGGAATCTGAAGGACTACGAACAGGCATCCGAGATCGCCGAAGCGATTCCCCTGGACTCGGTTCGTAAAACCGTGCAGATGGAGAATCTGCTGGCCCAGCGCGAATACGAGGATGTCTTAAAACAGTTCGGAGAGGAGAACTTGGGGCAGTGGCCGTTCTGGCAGAGGGGAGACGCCGCGTTTGCAAGAGGACGGGCTTACTTCAGTTTGAACAACGGTGAACAAGCAGAAGCCGATTTGCGCACTGCTTTGCAGTTCACCTCTGACAGTCGCCGTCGTACGAGTATTCTGCTCACTACCGCGATCAACCGCGAACGGAATCTGAAAGATGACAGCGCCGCGCTGGACGCGTATCGAAAGAACTTTGAAGGCGTGGGACGTGTGGGAGCATCTGAGCAGTTCCAGTCGATCGAAGGGGCAGTGCGCATCCTGACGCGACAGGGAAAATATGAGGCAGCACTGGTGGCTTTAGATCGGGCCAACATTGAAAAGCTCAAAGGAGTCTGGCACGATACGATGCTGTTAGCCAAAGCCAGAACCCTGGCAGCCGCAGGTAAAAAAGCAGACGCCAGCAAATTGTATCAGCAGATTCTGGTTGACGAGTCTGCCGCACAGCGATTCAAAGTCGAAGCCCGTGAGCAGTTGGAACGGTTGCCAGAGAAATAG
- a CDS encoding class I SAM-dependent methyltransferase: MCNNCNLNIDAERTDEFGQKLLQIVNNSAISLMLSLGHRARLFDIMSEMEHATSEQIAEQAGLNERYVREWLGAMVTGGIVEYDPVLKTYFLPAEHAALLTRAAGSNNFATTMQWFSVLGTVEDKILNCFEEGGGVPYSDFARFHEVMAEDSYNSVVCGLFEHILPLVPGLEDKLKAGIDALDIGCGSGLALIEMAAMYPKSRFTGFDISEESIGRAKKFAVKRGVSNVTFQVQDVSQMNAANTFDLITAFDVIHDQAKPDQVLREVNAALKPGGTFLMQDIAASSNVEENIDNPLGPMFYTISTMHCMTVSLAQDGAGLGTCWGKELACQMLEEAGFNNIDVQELPHDIMNYFYVMTKM; the protein is encoded by the coding sequence ATGTGTAATAACTGTAATTTGAATATCGATGCAGAGCGGACCGATGAATTCGGACAGAAACTGTTGCAAATTGTGAATAACAGCGCCATCTCACTGATGCTTTCACTGGGGCACCGGGCAAGACTGTTTGACATTATGAGTGAGATGGAACACGCCACCAGCGAACAAATCGCGGAGCAGGCCGGTTTAAACGAACGTTATGTTCGCGAATGGCTGGGCGCGATGGTCACTGGCGGAATCGTGGAATACGACCCGGTATTAAAAACCTATTTTCTACCCGCCGAACATGCAGCACTTTTGACGCGAGCTGCGGGTTCCAATAATTTTGCCACAACGATGCAGTGGTTTTCGGTTCTGGGAACTGTCGAAGACAAAATCCTGAACTGCTTTGAAGAAGGGGGCGGCGTTCCTTATTCCGACTTCGCCCGCTTCCATGAAGTGATGGCGGAGGATAGTTATAATTCGGTCGTCTGTGGTCTGTTCGAACATATTCTGCCGCTGGTACCCGGACTGGAAGACAAACTGAAAGCGGGCATCGACGCGCTGGACATTGGCTGCGGCAGCGGTCTGGCTTTGATCGAGATGGCAGCCATGTATCCCAAGAGTCGCTTTACCGGCTTTGACATCTCGGAGGAATCGATCGGACGGGCCAAAAAATTTGCTGTAAAGCGGGGCGTCTCGAATGTGACGTTCCAGGTGCAGGATGTTTCGCAAATGAACGCAGCTAATACGTTCGATTTAATCACCGCCTTTGACGTGATTCACGATCAAGCCAAGCCGGATCAGGTGTTGCGCGAAGTTAACGCGGCCCTGAAGCCGGGAGGCACCTTTCTGATGCAGGACATTGCCGCTTCAAGCAATGTGGAGGAAAACATCGACAATCCCCTGGGGCCGATGTTTTATACGATTTCTACCATGCACTGCATGACCGTCTCACTCGCACAGGATGGTGCGGGGCTGGGAACCTGCTGGGGCAAAGAACTCGCCTGCCAGATGCTGGAAGAGGCGGGCTTCAATAATATCGATGTACAGGAACTGCCTCACGACATTATGAATTATTTTTACGTGATGACAAAAATGTGA